The Deltaproteobacteria bacterium genome segment ATAGCCGAGCGGGGCACTCCGGAACTCGCGGCCAACTCATAGCCGGTGGCGGGCTGTTTCTTCAGCAGCGCAGTGTAAACTTTGGATTCACTTTTGGTAAATCCAAGCTCAGTCATTGCGGATAATACTTTTCGTTCCATGATTCTGCCCCTTCGGTAACTCGACATAGCGTTACTGTTTTGGAGCGCGATATGCAAGCAGTGTTCTATCTTCTTCATTGATTTCAATGACTTTGTGAATTGTTAAGAAAGTAGAAATCTCAGCCGATCCTCGTTTCTCGCACGAATGCGATTCCTGATGGACAAATTCGAAGAGATACGTTAGTAACTCCACATTGAGTTACGACAGGAGGGGTCATGCAAGGTACAATAGACAGTAAGATCGCATATTTTTGTATGGAATATGGTCTGGATGAATCGTTGCCAATTTACTCGGGGGGATTGGGAGTCTTGGCCGGCGATATTATGAAGGCAGCTCGCGACAGCGACACGAATTTAATTGGTGTCGGCGTTATGTGGGACGAGGGCTATACCGTTCAGCGTACCGATGATCAGGGTCATGTTTATGACACTTGGGAAAAAACGCCTCGCACCTCACTTCGTGAACTCGATGTTTCTATCGAGGTTCAAATCGGTGAAGAAAGTGTCGGTTTAAACGCATTCGAGGTTGAGGGTTTTGGAAATACCCAGCTTTATCTTTTAGAGCCTAAGCTGGAGAAGCATCGCGATATGACGCGCAGGCTCTACAATGGTCAGGGCAAAATGCGGATTGCTCAAGAAATGATCTTGGGTATTGGTGGGGTTAGACTCTTACGAGCGTTAGAGATTCCAGTGGAGCTTTACCACTTCAATGAAGGACACGCCTTGTTTGCTGGCTTTGAATTGATTCGAGAGAAGATGCACGAAGGTCTGAGCTTTGGTCAGGCTTTGACTGCCTCAAGAAGTGAAGTCGTCTTTACAACGCATACTCCCGTTAAAGCCGGTAATGAGATTCACGCGATGTCGGATTTACTCGAGCAGGGCGTGGGGCTGGGTGTACTTGGCGAAACAGAGCTGACGAACCTGGGTGGCAATCCGTTTGAAATGACTGTGGCTGCGTTGCGTTTAAGTCGCAAAGCCAATGCCGTGGCAAAGCTTCATGGCCAAACCGCGGCTCAAATGTGGGCACATGTTGAGGGCGGCGCTGAAATCATTCCAATCACCAATGGTATTCATTTACCAAGCTGGCAAGACAAGCGAGTCGCTGATTGGATGCCTACCCGTGTGCCAGGCGCATTATGGGATATCACCAGAGATTTGAAGAAGGAATTGATCGCATATATTCAGGAAAAAACAGGCCAAACGCTGGCTGACGATAAACTCCTGATTGGCTTTGCCCGCCGCGCTGCAACCTATAAGCGTGCCGATTTAATCTTAGAAGATTTAGATTGGCTTTCACCGTATCTAAAGGCGGGTACCATTCAGATTGTTTTCTCGGGTAAGGCACACCCTGAGGACGCCGAAGGTAAAGCGATGATCGAACGGGTCACGAAGGTTGCAAAGGATTTCCCAGAGGCCATCGTCTTTCTAGATAATTACGATATGGAAGTTGGCCGATTGATGACACGGGGTGTGGATGTTTGGCTAAACAATCCCCGGAGACCGAAAGAAGCTTCAGGCACAAGTGGAATGAAAGCCGCGGCCAATGGTGGGCTTAATCTAAGTATCCTAGATGGTTGGTGGGATGAGGGTTGTCGCCATGGTGAGAATGGTTGGCAGTTTGGCGACGGCTATGAAGGCGAGGGGCAAGACGGGCACGATGGTCATGCTTTGCGAATGGCCTTGAGTGATTTTGTTTTACCTACTTATTACGATAACCGGAAAAGATGGCTTGAAATGATGGAGGCGTCCATTACGACTGCCTGCGATGATTTTTCAGCACGATTGATGGTAGACACATACTACGAGAAGCTTTATCGGTGATTTCAGTTTCAGTGGGGGATAGATGAAAGCTGCACCGAAATCTGCCAGCGTAGAGCTCAAGGGCATATCTAAATCATTTGATGGCACATCAGTTGTTGAAAGCCTCGATCTGTCTATCGCAGATGGAGAATTTCTCGTTCTAGTTGGGCCATCAGGCTGCGGGAAAAGTACGACGTTGCGAATGATTGCTGGCTTAGAGTCAGTGGATCACGGTGACCTCTTTATGGGAGACGAGCGGGTGAATGATGTGTCACCCAAAGATCGGGACATCGGTATGGTGTTTCAGTCATATGCTCTTTACCCCCATATGACGGTTGCTGAAAATATGGCTTTTGGACTGAAGCTGCGCAAAACACCGAAAGAGGAAATTCGTCAGCGTGTTGAGAAGGTGGCGACGAGCTTGGGCCTTCAGGAACTTCTTGAGAGAAAGCCTTCGCAGCTATCCGGCGGGCAGAGGCAGCGCGTGGCGATGGGCCGTGCAATTGTGCGGGAACCGCGGGTTTTTCTTTTTGACGAACCGTTATCTAATCTTGACGCAGCTCTGCGGGTTGAGATGCGAGCTGAACTCTCAGCACTCCACCGCCGTCTTGGGACGACGATGATTTATGTCACCCACGACCAAACTGAGGCCATGACCTTAGGAACGAGAATAGCCGTTTTACATGGAGGAAAGCTCCAACAAGTTGACAGCCCTCTTGACCTTTTCGATAGACCTGTCAACCAATTTGTGGCTGGTTTTATCGGCTCTCCTAAGATGAATTTCATCGATGGTACTTTGTCTTCAGAACATTCTCACTTTGAAACTGCTCTAGGTCCAATAGAGAATCCGTGGCAAGGCCTTAGTGTTGAGCCAGGAAAGCGGCTTACGCTTGGAGTGCGACCTGCGCATATTTCGTTGGAGCGCTCTTCAGGGCCAAGAGGCGCCGCTACAGTCACGATGATTGAACCGATGGGGTGGGAGACCCGTATTCACTTAGAAACACAGGGTGCGCAGTTGATTGTGCAACATCTCGGACAAGGCTTTGAAGGCCTTGACGCAGGGCAAAGTCTAAACTGTATCGTGAACCCGGGCGAACTCTATGCTTTTGATAGCTCGGGTAAAACGGTGGCATTTCCAACACGCGTGGCCCTCAGATGAAACTTCGATGGCTCATCACCCTTTGTGTGACATTTGTCCTTCTGGCCTCTCTGTCGGCCAAGGCGCAAACAGAGCCTCTCACTTTGTGGCACAGTTATCGCGGCCAGGAAAAGGTGGCTCTCGATGAGTCACTCAAAGTC includes the following:
- a CDS encoding TrmB family transcriptional regulator, with product MERKVLSAMTELGFTKSESKVYTALLKKQPATGYELAASSGVPRSA
- the glgP gene encoding alpha-glucan family phosphorylase, with amino-acid sequence MQGTIDSKIAYFCMEYGLDESLPIYSGGLGVLAGDIMKAARDSDTNLIGVGVMWDEGYTVQRTDDQGHVYDTWEKTPRTSLRELDVSIEVQIGEESVGLNAFEVEGFGNTQLYLLEPKLEKHRDMTRRLYNGQGKMRIAQEMILGIGGVRLLRALEIPVELYHFNEGHALFAGFELIREKMHEGLSFGQALTASRSEVVFTTHTPVKAGNEIHAMSDLLEQGVGLGVLGETELTNLGGNPFEMTVAALRLSRKANAVAKLHGQTAAQMWAHVEGGAEIIPITNGIHLPSWQDKRVADWMPTRVPGALWDITRDLKKELIAYIQEKTGQTLADDKLLIGFARRAATYKRADLILEDLDWLSPYLKAGTIQIVFSGKAHPEDAEGKAMIERVTKVAKDFPEAIVFLDNYDMEVGRLMTRGVDVWLNNPRRPKEASGTSGMKAAANGGLNLSILDGWWDEGCRHGENGWQFGDGYEGEGQDGHDGHALRMALSDFVLPTYYDNRKRWLEMMEASITTACDDFSARLMVDTYYEKLYR
- the ugpC gene encoding sn-glycerol-3-phosphate ABC transporter ATP-binding protein UgpC, which produces MKAAPKSASVELKGISKSFDGTSVVESLDLSIADGEFLVLVGPSGCGKSTTLRMIAGLESVDHGDLFMGDERVNDVSPKDRDIGMVFQSYALYPHMTVAENMAFGLKLRKTPKEEIRQRVEKVATSLGLQELLERKPSQLSGGQRQRVAMGRAIVREPRVFLFDEPLSNLDAALRVEMRAELSALHRRLGTTMIYVTHDQTEAMTLGTRIAVLHGGKLQQVDSPLDLFDRPVNQFVAGFIGSPKMNFIDGTLSSEHSHFETALGPIENPWQGLSVEPGKRLTLGVRPAHISLERSSGPRGAATVTMIEPMGWETRIHLETQGAQLIVQHLGQGFEGLDAGQSLNCIVNPGELYAFDSSGKTVAFPTRVALR